The proteins below come from a single Rhizobium sp. BT04 genomic window:
- a CDS encoding Lrp/AsnC family transcriptional regulator encodes MEFEPGDIRILKALQSEGRLTNQELAERVGMSTSPCWRRVKRLEESGVIRGYQALVDRRAVGLGVLAFVRVQIDTHSHDEAERFEREVGELEAVIACYSVAGEADFLLQVVATDLDNYAEFAMTVIRRLPGIKEMHTMFVLKDIKASTILPVQLAATGRSR; translated from the coding sequence ATGGAATTCGAGCCGGGAGATATCCGGATATTGAAGGCGCTTCAAAGCGAAGGACGGCTGACCAACCAGGAGCTGGCGGAACGCGTGGGGATGTCGACCTCGCCCTGCTGGCGCAGAGTAAAGCGGCTTGAAGAGTCCGGTGTCATCCGCGGCTATCAAGCCCTCGTCGATCGCCGCGCCGTCGGCCTCGGTGTCCTCGCCTTCGTGCGTGTGCAGATCGATACGCATTCCCATGACGAGGCCGAACGTTTCGAGCGCGAGGTCGGCGAGCTGGAGGCGGTCATCGCCTGCTATTCCGTCGCCGGCGAGGCTGACTTCCTGCTGCAAGTGGTTGCCACCGATCTCGACAACTATGCCGAATTCGCCATGACGGTGATCCGCCGACTGCCCGGCATCAAGGAGATGCATACGATGTTCGTGCTGAAGGACATCAAGGCATCGACAATTCTGCCCGTGCAGCTAGCGGCCACCGGCCGTTCGCGCTGA